The following coding sequences lie in one Glycine max cultivar Williams 82 chromosome 19, Glycine_max_v4.0, whole genome shotgun sequence genomic window:
- the LOC100800978 gene encoding proline dehydrogenase 2, mitochondrial, with protein MATRVIPPRMILKNIRYNTATKPLKTTHPSLSPVTATASLVKKPSSPATDAWASFAQASVTTETAALNLEDAEQLFASVSTRKLLQSSAVMHATAVGPVVDLGMRVMKSRVFQSGVLRNLLMAATKETFYAQFCAGEDAATAGRSISALNEVGLRGMLVYGVEDAHENDGCDRNLKGFLHTVDVSKSLPPSSVSFVIVKITAICPMALLERMSDLLRWQQRDPSFVLPWKQDSLPIFAESSPLYHTQKRPEPLTPEEESDLQLANQRLLELCQRCEEANMPLLVDAEHTTVQPAIDYFTYSSAIRHNKDDNPIVFGTIQTYLKDAKERLLLATKAAEKMGVPMGFKLVRGAYMSIESKLAESFGYASPVHNTIQDTHNCFNDCSSFMLEKIANGIGSVVLATHNIESGKLAVAKAHELGVGKVNHKLEFAQLYGMSEALSFGLNNEGFQVSKYMPFGPVDMVMPYLLRRAEENRGLLAASGFDRQLMRKELARRLKAAVF; from the exons ATGGCAACCCGGGTGATCCCTCCGAGAATGATCCTCAAGAACATCCGTTACAACACCGCAACAAAGCCACTCAAAACCACTCACCCATCCCTCTCTCCTGTCACCGCTACCGCATCACTCGTCAAGAAGCCGTCGTCTCCTGCTACGGATGCTTGGGCATCATTTGCCCAAGCATCCGTAACAACGGAGACGGCGGCCCTGAATTTGGAGGACGCGGAGCAGCTGTTCGCGTCGGTGTCGACGCGAAAATTGCTCCAGTCCTCTGCAGTTATGCATGCGACAGCTGTGGGGCCCGTGGTGGACCTGGGAATGAGGGTGATGAAGTCTCGGGTGTTCCAGAGCGGGGTGCTGAGGAATCTCCTCATGGCTGCCACGAAAGAGACGTTCTACGCGCAATTCTGCGCCGGCGAGGACGCCGCCACCGCCGGACGGAGCATCAGCGCGCTCAACGAGGTCGGCTTACGTGGCATGCTGGTGTACGGTGTGGAAGACGCACATGAAAACGATGGGTGTGACAGAAACCTCAAAGGGTTCCTTCACACTGTGGATGTTAGCAAATCGCTTCCACCATCCTCT GTGAGCTTTGTCATTGTGAAAATCACTGCAATATGTCCCATGGCATTGCTAGAGAGAATGAGTGACCTTCTAAGATGGCAACAAAGAGACCCTTCATTCGTTTTGCCATGGAAGCAAGATTCCCTCCCAATTTTTGCGGAATCTAGCCCTTTGTACCACACACagaagagaccagagcctctaACCCCAGAAGAAGAGAGTGATCTTCAACTTGCCAACCAAAGACTCCTTGAACTTTGCCAAAGATGTGAGGAAGCCAACATGCCTTTGTTGGTTGATGCAGAACACACCACGGTTCAACCGGCTATCGATTACTTCACATACTCTTCTGCCATTAGGCACAACAAGGATGACAACCCCATTGTGTTTGGAACTATTCAGACTTATTTGAAAGATGCTAAGGAGAGGTTGTTGCTGGCAACAAAGGCAGCAGAGAAAATGGGAGTTCCAATGGGATTCAAATTGGTGAGGGGTGCCTACATGTCCATAGAGAGTAAATTGGCTGAGTCGTTTGGGTATGCATCCCCAGTTCACAATACTATTCAGGACACACACAATTGCTTCAATGACTGCTCATCATTTATGCTTGAGAAGATTGCTAATGGAATCGGTTCAGTTGTTCTTGCAACCCACAATATTGAATCAG GAAAATTGGCTGTGGCAAAGGCACATGAATTGGGTGTCGGTAAGGTGAACCACAAGCTAGAATTTGCACAATTATATGGAATGTCAGAGGCACTTTCCTTTGGTTTGAACAATGAAGGATTTCAAGTAAGCAAATATATGCCATTTGGACCCGTAGATATGGTTATGCCTTACCTCCTGAGAAGGGCTGAAGAGAATAGAGGACTCTTGGCTGCTTCAGGTTTTGATAGGCAACTAATGAG AAAGGAGTTGGCAAGAAGACTAAAAGCTGCAGTGTTCTAA
- the PDH gene encoding proline dehydrogenase: MATRVIPPRILKKLRYNTTTKPLNAAHPSISPVIAPPSLFERSPSPVADAVSTTSTTMETANLNLDDAERLFASVSTEKLLRSSAVLHATAVGPMVDLGMWLMKSPVFQTGLPKDLIMAATKETFFSHFCAGEDAAAAGRSISALKEAGLRGMLVYGVEDAHENDGCDRNLKGFLHTVDVSKSLPPSSVSFVIVKITAICPMTLLERMSDLLRWQQKDPSFVLPWKQDSLPIFAESSPLYHTQKRPEPLTPEEESDLQLANQRLLELCQRCEEANMPLLVDAEHTTVQPAIDYFTYSSSIRHNKDDNPIVFGTIQTYLKDAKERLLLTTKAAEKMGVPLGFKLVRGAYMSTESKLAESFGYASPIHNTIQETHNCFNGCSSFLLEKIANGPGSISVVLATHNIESGKLAAAKAYELGVGKVNHKLEFAQLYGMSEALSFGLSNAGFQVSKYMPFGPVDMVMPYLLRRAEENRGLLAASGFDRQLMRKELGRRLKAAMF, encoded by the exons ATGGCAACACGCGTGATCCCTCCAAGAATCCTCAAGAAGCTCCGTTACAACACAACAACCAAGCCACTCAACGCTGCCCACCCCTCAATCTCTCCAGTCATCGCCCCACCGTCACTCTTCGAGAGGTCGCCGTCCCCTGTCGCGGATGCTGTTTCAACAACATCCACGACTATGGAGACGGCGAATCTCAACCTCGACGACGCGGAGCGGCTTTTCGCGTCAGTATCGACGGAAAAGCTGCTCCGGTCGTCCGCGGTTTTGCATGCGACGGCGGTGGGGCCCATGGTAGACCTGGGAATGTGGTTGATGAAGTCTCCGGTGTTCCAGACCGGGCTGCCGAAGGATCTCATCATGGCCGCCACGAAGGAGACGTTCTTCTCGCACTTCTGCGCCGGCGAGGACGCCGCCGCCGCCGGACGGAGCATCAGCGCGCTCAAGGAGGCCGGCTTACGTGGCATGCTGGTGTACGGTGTGGAAGACGCGCATGAAAACGATGGGTGTGATAGAAACCTCAAAGGGTTCCTTCACACTGTGGATGTTAGCAAATCGCTTCCACCATCCTCT GTGAGTTTTGTCATTGTGAAAATCACTGCAATATGCCCCATGACATTGCTTGAAAGAATGAGTGATCTTCTAAGATGGCAACAGAAAGATCCTTCATTTGTTTTGCCATGGAAGCAAGATTCGCTTCCAATTTTTGCAGAATCTAGCCCTTTGTATCACACGCAGAAAAGACCAGAGCCTCTAACCCCAGAAGAAGAGAGTGATCTTCAACTTGCCAACCAGAGACTCCTTGAACTTTGCCAAAGATGTGAGGAAGCCAATATGCCTTTGTTGGTTGATGCAGAACACACCACAGTTCAACCGGCTATCGATTACTTCACATACTCTTCTTCCATAAGGCACAATAAGGATGACAACCCCATTGTGTTTGGAACCATTCAGACTTATTTGAAAGATGCCAAGGAGAGGTTGTTGCTCACAACAAAGGCAGCAGAAAAAATGGGAGTTCCATTGGGGTTCAAATTGGTTAGAGGTGCCTACATGTCCACAGAGAGTAAATTGGCTGAGTCATTTGGGTATGCATCCCCAATTCACAATACCATTCAAGAAACACACAATTGCTTCAATGGCTGCTCATCATTTCTTCTTGAGAAGATTGCTAATGGACCCGGTTCAATTTCAGTTGTTCTTGCAACTCACAATATTGAATCAG GGAAATTGGCTGCAGCAAAAGCATATGAATTGGGGGTTGGAAAGGTAAACCACAAGCTAGAATTTGCACAACTGTATGGAATGTCAGAGGCACTTTCCTTTGGTTTGAGCAATGCAGGGTTTCAAGTTAGCAAGTATATGCCATTTGGGCCGGTAGATATGGTTATGCCTTACCTTCTGAGAAGGGCTGAAGAAAATAGAGGGCTTTTGGCTGCATCAGGTTTTGATAGGCAATTGATGAG AAAGGAGTTGGGAAGAAGATTAAAAGCTGCAATGTTCTAA
- the LOC100796721 gene encoding probable endo-1,3(4)-beta-glucanase ARB_01444, whose translation MLKKLRRKVSTALAGGSRKGSKPYKNTTFKIKTPSPSPSPSTPSQLPSPPRRSTMSHTRKHTPFLFPHVDSTVVPEPSNFFSSNLVSNPLPTNSFFQNFVLKNGDQPEYIHPYLIKSSNSCLSLSYPSRFMNPSFIYQVFNPDLTISSSQKSHPSHLNHTISSHNDLSVTLDIPSSNLRFFLVRGSPFLTLSVTQPTPLSITTIHAILSFTSSESLTKHTFHLNNGQTWFLYASSPIRLSHGLSEITSDAFSGIIRIALLPGSDWKHEAVLDRFSSCYPVSGEAVFARPFCVEYKWEKRGWGDLLMLAHPLHIQLLADSGSEDVSVLSDFKYGSIDGELVGVVGDSWLLKTDPVSVTWHSVRGVREESRDEVVSALVNDVEGLNSSAIATNSSYFYGKLVARAARFALIAEEVCFLDVIPKVRKYLKETIEPWLEGTFNGNGFLYDRKWGGIVTKQGSTDAGADFGFGVYNDHHYHLGYFLYGIAVLAKIDPVWGRKYKPQAYSLMADFMTLSRRSNSNYTRLRCFDLYKLHSWAGGLTEFGDGRNQESTSEAVNAYYSAALMGLAYGDTHLVAIGSTLTALEIHAAQMWWHVQEGDNQYDQDFVKENKVVGVLWANKRDSGLWFAPPEWRECRLGIQLLPILPISEVLFSNVDFVKELVEWTLPALNREGVGEGWKGFVYALQGIYDNEGAMQKIRRLNGFDDGNSLTNLLWWIHSRSDKEEFGHEKICWFGHYCH comes from the coding sequence ATGTTGAAAAAACTTAGACGCAAGGTTAGCACAGCTCTCGCAGGTGGCTCGAGAAAAGGCTCCAAACCCTATAAAAACACAACCTTCAAAATCAAAACCCCATCACCATCCCCATCACCATCAACCCCATCACAACTTCCATCACCACCACGAAGATCAACAATGTCTCACACCAGAAAGCACACTCCTTTTCTGTTCCCCCATGTTGATTCCACTGTTGTCCCTGAACCCTCCAATTTCTTCTCCTCAAACCTTGTCTCAAATCCACTCCCCACAAACTCCTTCTTCCAAAACTTTGTCCTCAAAAACGGTGACCAACCTGAATACATTCACCCTTACCTCATCAAATCCTCAAACTCTTGTCTTTCCCTCTCATACCCATCTCGCTTCATGAACCCCTCCTTCATCTACCAAGTCTTCAACCCTGATCTTACCATCTCTTCCTCTCAAAAATCCCACCCTTCCCATTTGAACCACACCATCTCTTCCCACAATGATCTCAGTGTTACATTGGATATCCCTTCTTCCAATTTGAGGTTTTTCCTTGTTCGGGGAAGCCCCTTTTTGACCCTCTCTGTGACTCAACCAACCCCTCTTTCCATCACCACAATCCATGCAATTCTCTCCTTTACCTCAAGTGAGTCACTCACCAAACACACTTTCCATCTTAACAATGGCCAGACTTGGTTTTTGTATGCTTCTTCACCGATCAGGTTGAGTCATGGACTCTCTGAGATAACTTCTGATGCCTTTTCTGGCATAATTAGGATTGCCCTTTTGCCTGGTTCTGATTGGAAGCATGAGGCTGTGCTTGACAGGTTCAGTTCTTGTTACCCTGTGAGTGGTGAGGCTGTGTTTGCAAGACCCTTTTGTGTGGAGTATAAGTGGGAGAAGAGAGGGTGGGGTGATTTGTTGATGTTGGCACACCCTCTCCATATTCAGCTTTTGGCTGATAGTGGCAGCGAAGATGTTAGTGTTTTGAGTGATTTTAAGTATGGGAGCATTGATGGGGAGCTCGTTGGGGTTGTTGGGGATTCTTGGCTTTTGAAAACTGATCCTGTTTCTGTGACTTGGCATTCTGTTAGAGGTGTGAGGGAAGAATCCCGGGATGAGGTTGTTTCGGCGCTTGTGAACGATGTCGAGGGGCTGAATTCTTCGGCAATAGCGACAAATTCGTCGTATTTTTATGGGAAATTGGTTGCAAGGGCTGCAAGGTTTGCTTTGATAGCTGAGGAGGTGTGTTTTCTTGATGTGATTCCCAAGGTTAGAAAGTATTTGAAGGAAACCATCGAGCCGTGGCTGGAGGGGACTTTTAATGGGAATGGATTTCTGTATGATAGGAAATGGGGTGGCATTGTCACCAAACAAGGATCTACTGATGCTGGTGCTGATTTTGGGTTTGGAGTTTACAATGATCACCATTATCATTTGGGGTACTTCCTTTATGGAATTGCAGTGCTTGCTAAGATTGATCCGGTGTGGGGTAGGAAGTATAAGCCTCAAGCCTATTCACTAATGGCAGATTTTATGACCTTGAGCAGAAGATCAAACTCAAATTACACAAGACTGAGGTGCTTTGACCTTTATAAACTCCACTCATGGGCTGGAGGGTTAACTGAGTTTGGAGATGGAAGAAATCAGGAGAGTACTAGTGAAGCTGTTAATGCATATTATTCTGCTGCCTTGATGGGTCTGGCGTATGGTGACACGCATCTTGTTGCCATTGGATCAACACTCACAGCATTGGAAATTCATGCAGCTCAAATGTGGTGGCATGTGCAAGAGGGAGATAATCAGTATGATCAAGATTTTGTAAAAGAGAACAAGGTAGTTGGTGTTCTTTGGGCAAATAAGAGGGATAGTGGACTATGGTTTGCGCCTCCTGAGTGGAGAGAATGTAGGCTCGGCATTCAACTCTTACCAATACTGCCTATTTCTGAAGTCTTGTTTTCCAATGTTGATTTTGTGAAGGAGCTTGTGGAGTGGACATTGCCTGCTTTGAATAGGGAAGGTGTTGGAGAAGGATGGAAGGGGTTTGTCTATGCTCTGCAGGGTATTTATGACAATGAAGGTGCAATGCAGAAGATAAGAAGGTTAAATGGATTTGATGATGGAAACTCATTGACTAATCTCTTGTGGTGGATTCATAGCAGATCTGATAAAGAGGAATTTGGTCATGAAAAAATCTGCTGGTTTGGTCATTACTGCCACTAG